A stretch of Vicia villosa cultivar HV-30 ecotype Madison, WI unplaced genomic scaffold, Vvil1.0 ctg.001892F_1_1, whole genome shotgun sequence DNA encodes these proteins:
- the LOC131637024 gene encoding uncharacterized protein LOC131637024, which translates to MVRNMLKRKNFPKELWGEAVSTNAYLLIMCPAKKLGKITLDKAWSIFKSNLNNLRVFNSKDYDQSRFHFEKIKELQQHVTNYQIGVTGYSSEKSVSIELENAEISPIEARIEENVKRSTREKGFPPRIQDCELFRDNKVSDDGNFVHFALMVESEPAKMEEALIDPKWVCTMKEKLESIEKNKTWELVDLPEGKKSIGVIWVYKVKANPKGEIIKHKA; encoded by the exons atggttagaaacatgttgaAGAGGAAGAACTTTCCGAAAGAGTTATGGGGAGAAGCGGTATCCACAAATGCATATTTGTTGATTATGTGTCCAGCAAAGAAGCTCGGGAAGATAACACTAGACAAAGCATGGTCCATATTCAAATCAAATCTTAATAATTTGAGAGTTTTCAATTCG AAGGATTATGATCAGTCGAGATTTCATTTTGAGAAAATCAAGGAGCTGCAACAGCATGTAACTAATTACCAGATAGGTGTAACCGGTTATAGCAGTGAAAAATCAGTTTCCATAGAGCTGGAAAATGCTGAAATTTCCCCTATCGAAGCTCGAATTGAAGAGAATGTCAAAAGATCAACAAGGGAAAAAGGTTTTCCTCCAAGAATCCAAGATTGTGAGTTGTTTCGAGATAACAAAGTCAGTGATGATGGTAACTTCGTCCATTTTGCACTTATGGTTGAATCCGAACCTGCTAAAATGGAAGAGGCCTTAATTGATCCAAAATGGGTTTGTACTATGAAGGAAAAGCTGGAATCTATTGAGAAGAACAAGACTTGGGAGTTAGTTGATCTACCAGAAGGAAAGAAGTCAATTGGTGTAATATGGGTGTACAAAGTGAAGGCAAACCCCAAAGGTGAAATAATCAAGCATAAGGCTTGA
- the LOC131637021 gene encoding uncharacterized protein LOC131637021, which translates to MDISVISFFTFIFFFSVVTSNPSDSSFTTTYHRLCNDIVPVPATSPPSDSPTSPAIADSLSLQSAYFSGGDPLFNRSPDSSFYKHVAFHVNSARRIPSDGTIDGLYELLGQMNLQQRARRVRSSPARVYHGPRVPLRMRVSSLKGYWSKSSGKLCMFGRGSYVNTNNLRDVSVSVVIKLRYPNRVTLLDSLITGSVESFDEINSLHYFEPVSMLTISRSSNYNFTMGGNNIDNNGCVAGSGSNEEESLNLGNVKQGVCYGFLDHVDSFRVEYGSHCNNVSCNLFGGGSGVEKLLGFMGLYRTRCVEGRKIQMLLDFHDSEYTDWFLLAHPNTTLISEGVWDEKENRLCAVACRILNITGTPYVGDCSIKLTLRFPAVLSLRNRSTILGKIWSDKPGGESGYFGSVGFERISKRSGSLPGGLQYKYTETDRVRKFCTEKVTARGKGKNYPDGYSSDTAFSMVVTNSEGQVTQGYSLPLFVGDQGYEGRPYGVPFLPTNGGNLKAHSLQFSNSLNVSYAFFLNPSSDFKFGNEISSTEMKISAEGLYNRKTGVMCLIGCRRLRTNDKLLTKNESLECEIMINIQFPPLNAKGGQPVEGTIASMRQKTDSYYFEPLQLSSYSMSKREADASIWRMDLEIIMVMISNTLACVFVGLQLLHVKKHAEALPRISIVMLLFITLGHMIPLMLNFEALFKVNHNSVQDTFLGSGGWLQVKEVVVRMVTMIAFLLELRLLQLTWSSRQTEESQSQPGLWVSEKWVLFIILPLYFTGGLTAWFVHIWKNHRQKSSRPFRLSRHKFKTPRKHINQLPSLWEDMKSYAGLLLDGFLLPQILFNILSNSEEKPLASLFYFGTTIVRILPHAYDLYRAHSYAWHLGISYIYADHSRDFYSTAWDIGILIGALLFALVVYFQQRFGSRCFLPKRFRGTSAYEKVPVIGNDDL; encoded by the coding sequence ATGGACATTTCCGTCATTTCCTTTTtcacattcatcttcttcttctccgtCGTAACCTCTAACCCTTCCGATTCATCTTTCACAACCACCTACCACCGTCTCTGCAATGACATCGTCCCCGTCCCCGCCACGTCGCCGCCGTCCGATTCTCCAACCTCCCCCGCCATCGCCGACTCTCTCTCCCTCCAGTCCGCTTACTTCTCCGGCGGCGATCCACTCTTCAACCGATCCCCCGACTCAAGCTTCTACAAACACGTCGCCTTCCACGTCAACTCCGCCCGGAGAATCCCTTCCGACGGTACAATCGACGGCCTGTACGAATTGCTAGGGCAAATGAATCTCCAGCAACGAGCAAGAAGAGTCCGGTCCAGTCCGGCGAGGGTTTATCACGGACCTAGGGTTCCGCTGAGGATGCGTGTTTCTTCTCTGAAAGGCTATTGGTCGAAATCTTCTGGTAAGCTCTGTATGTTTGGAAGAGGCTCTTATGTTAATACAAACAATCTGAGAGATGTTAGTGTTAGTGTTGTTATTAAGCTTCGTTACCCGAATCGCGTTACGCTTTTGGATAGTTTGATTACTGGAAGTGTTGAAAGCTTTGATGAAATTAATAGCTTGCATTATTTTGAACCTGTTTCGATGTTGACTATATCTCGGAGTTCGAATTATAATTTTACTATGGGTGGGAACAACATTGATAATAATGGTTGTGTAGCGGGATCTGGATCGAATGAGGAGGAGAGTTTGAACCTTGGGAATGTGAAACAAGGGGTCTGTTATGGGTTTCTCGATCATGTGGATAGCTTTCGTGTTGAATATGGGAGTCATTGTAACAATGTGAGTTGCAATCTCTTTGGTGGTGGTTCTGGTGTTGAAAAGTTGCTTGGTTTCATGGGTTTGTACAGAACTCGGTGCGTGGAGGGTAGGAAGATTCAGATGCTGTTGGATTTTCATGATTCGGAGTATACTGACTGGTTTTTACTGGCTCATCCGAATACGACGTTGATATCTGAGGGGGTGTGGGACGAGAAGGAGAATCGGCTTTGTGCAGTTGCATGCCGGATTTTGAACATCACGGGAACTCCTTATGTTGGAGATTGCTCGATTAAGCTTACGTTAAGGTTTCCTGCTGTGTTGTCTTTAAGAAATAGGAGTACTATTTTGGGCAAGATATGGAGTGATAAACCTGGTGGTGAATCTGGCTACTTCGGCAGCGTGGGATTTGAACGTATCTCGAAGAGATCGGGAAGTTTGCCTGGTGGTTTGCAGTACAAGTATACTGAAACTGACAGAGTAAGAAAGTTTTGTACCGAAAAGGTGACTGCTAGAGGAAAAGGAAAGAACTATCCGGATGGATATTCTTCTGATACAGCATTTAGCATGGTTGTGACAAACAGCGAAGGGCAAGTGACTCAAGGTTACTCATTACCGTTGTTTGTTGGTGATCAAGGTTATGAAGGGCGACCTTATGGGGTTCCATTTCTTCCAACGAATGGTGGAAACTTGAAAGCACACAGTTTGCAATTCAGCAATTCGTTGAATGTCAGCTATGCGTTTTTCCTTAACCCTTCTTCTGATTTTAAGTTTGGTAATGAGATCTCATCAACAGAAATGAAAATTAGTGCTGAAGGATTGTACAACAGGAAAACTGGAGTAATGTGTCTGATAGGGTGTCGGCGTTTGAGAACAAATGACAAATTACTGACGAAGAATGAGTCTCTGGAATGTGAAATCATGATAAATATCCAGTTTCCTCCATTGAATGCAAAAGGAGGTCAACCTGTTGAAGGGACTATAGCAAGCATGCGACAAAAGACGGATTCTTACTATTTTGAACCCCTTCAGTTGTCTTCATATTCTATGAGCAAACGAGAAGCAGACGCGTCCATTTGGAGAATGGACCTTGAAATCATTATGGTAATGATATCAAACACACTAGCTTGTGTGTTTGTAGGATTGCAACTCCTCCATGTGAAAAAGCACGCAGAAGCGCTTCCTCGCATTTCCATTGTGATGCTTCTATTCATTACTCTAGGTCACATGATTCCCCTGATGCTGAACTTTGAAGCCTTATTCAAGGTGAATCATAACAGCGTGCAGGACACTTTTCTTGGGAGTGGAGGCTGGCTTCAAGTGAAGGAAGTAGTTGTGAGAATGGTGACAATGATAGCTTTTCTTCTAGAGTTGCGTCTTCTACAATTGACCTGGTCTTCAAGACAGACCGAAGAAAGCCAATCACAGCCAGGTTTATGGGTTTCTGAAAAATGGGTTCTATTCATTATTCTACCATTATATTTTACCGGTGGATTAACTGCATGGTTTGTGCACATATGGAAGAATCATCGCCAAAAAAGCTCTCGACCATTCCGTCTTTCACGCCACAAGTTTAAAACTCCTCGTAAACATATTAATCAACTTCCATCACTCTGGGAAGACATGAAATCTTACGCCGGTTTACTTCTAGACGGGTTTCTGCTCCCACAGATTCTGTTCAACATATTGTCGAACTCAGAAGAAAAACCTTTGGCATCTTTGTTTTACTTCGGAACAACCATTGTTCGAATACTGCCCCATGCGTATGATCTTTATAGAGCTCACAGTTATGCATGGCACCTCGGTATATCATACATATACGCAGACCATAGTAGGGATTTTTATTCAACAGCTTGGGACATCGGAATTCTGATTGGTGCTCTTTTATTTGCTTTAGTTGTATACTTTCAGCAAAGATTTGGCAGTCGATGTTTTCTTCCAAAGAGGTTCAGAGGAACTTCTGCATATGAGAAAGTACCTGTTATTGGTAATGATGATTTGTGA